Part of the Plasmodium malariae genome assembly, chromosome: 9 genome is shown below.
tattaaaaacaacCAAAAGAACATGTGCACATGAGTTGTTCAGGTTAATATAAATCTCTCaaaattgtttaaaaaattacaatgttgttatacttatataaatatatatatattatatatatatattatatataaatattttttaacattgtGGGTATaggtataatattatatataatcaataaaatgttataaaatgtacaataattatttataaatgtttaaaatataagaatatttagaaaaaaaaaaaaaaataaaataaaataaaaataaaaaaaaaaaaagaaactatAATTTGCagtgtataataaaattaagttctcataagaaaaaaacagcttttttttttgttgtactttttaaaatgtttaatcTTGTTTTTGTTTACAACTTATAAAGgaagataaaataattaaaacataatatttttatacagcAATATTTGTTTTGTGTATGAGTAATTGTGTTTGTTTTAGTTCTTCTCTTTTTGATTGCATTTTGCTTTTCCACTTTGTCCCTCTTCTTTTTCCGTTCATTTTACTGTACATTTTTCTGTACATTTTTCTGTACATTTTTCTGTACATTTTTCTGTACATTTTTCTGTACATTTTTCTAttcacttttttattaacttttttttttttttttcttttttccattcaaTTTAGctattcataataatataaagctGTTATACTTTAATTTCTATTTCATGTACATGCATGGGGAATAAAATGTACACAATATTGTAACATAAAAAGGTGTAATAAAATACGTAAGTTATATTATAGAAGAATTAtactgtattttttttcttgcattataatataaaatgaaaaatgaaaaaaatgttaaagaaaagaaaaagtcatatatatatgcatatatataaacatatatatctacatttaaaattaaatttgatAAACCAAAAATGGAAATGCTTAATAATGTGTATCATTGATACTGTAAAATTGTTACCTAAgcaagaataaaaaaagaaaaaaaaaaaaaaaaaaaaatgaaatttaaacTTTACAGTATTAAGAAtagtattttaattaatttttttttgtttttttttgttggaACATACAACCGCATCGTGTcaaatgtaattatttataaaattgttaatataCTAATTGTTGGCATTATTTTGTGGAAAGTGTAATGGTATCATCAAAGGAACTATTTCTCAACATAAGCGCGCTAGAGGAATTTTGGTAGTTACATTAACaacatttattttgaatttgtttttagctaattttaaaaatattattattattattggaAGTAAccgtagtagtagtagtagtagtagtagtagtagtagtagtagtagtagtagtagtagtagtagtagtagtagtagtagtagtagtagtagtagcagtattttttttcaacattTCTGTTATAACTACTTTTAATCCATTTGGTGCCCCCCGCCCCAACATTTAGACGACTATGGAAAGAAATTTGCTTTTATCACCTACgtttttgtgtttttataGTATTTCATCGAAAAGTGTAATATACTGTAAGTCAAGATTAAGTGTAGGTGAACATATTACAGCTTTTCTTAGATGGTATAaaatttcatcattttcaaaattgtACTGTGTATTATACTCCTCTTGTATATGTCCATATTCATCTATTTGTAATTTCTCATTCAACTCGTAGTTATTAGTAGACgttaaattattatcaacttcactgttattattgttgtcACTTTTGTTACTgctattattgttatcacttttgttactgttatttttcttcttattattactgttactattattgttgttgttattgtaatttttttttttttttttcatcttgtACAGTGTGTTCATATTAACCCCTTCTTCTTCATTCCTACTTGCAATCTCGTCATCCTCTTCCATAGCATGACAATAATTCTTTGTTGAATTTGACtcacataaataatttcctACATATCCTGGTTTGCACAACAGACTAGACACATCGATACATGGTTCATTCCTCGTTCTCTCACCTtcgtttttatatatgcttatgaAATCATCACTTTTGTGTATTACCTTGTAGCAACTTATTTTTTcgatacatttttttttttgaattgattttatttttggttTTTCTGCTAGAagctgtaaaaaaaaagggggaaaagatataaaaaaaatataaaaaaattaaaaaacaaaaattaaaaaataaattaaaaaagaaattaaaaaagaaattaaaaaagaaattaaaaaagaaattaaaaaatataaaataaaaaaatatattaaaaaatattaaattataaaatgaaaaatgctTTCCTAAAAAACTGAATTGGGGAAAAAAGTGAGggattatttgaaaatatgtaACAGATTGTACTCAGGAAAGTATGAATACATATgcttatgtacatatatatgcctacatatacatatgatgTGTATGCGGGCTTGATCAAACAGGACTGTTCCcgtaagaataaaatatatgcttgaaaataaaatagaagagAATGGAACAAAATGGAACAAAATGGAACAAAATGGAGCAAAATGGAGCAAAatggaacaaaataaagtaaaaagcTTACTCTCTCAACTGTTACATCCTGTGCACTATTCCCGAATAAAGGTACACCTTCATTacatgataattttttagaattatttaatttttcattataatccTCTAGCGAATAGGGGTGATCATATGAACATACTTCTTCCTTTTCGACTCTGTCGCTAAGGTGAGACTCACTGTTTCCTCTACTGTTTGTAGAATTCCATTTGGAAATTTTtgccttattttttaagatgCTTTTTCTTGTTGAGGAATTATGCctatattgaaaattattgtggttattattttttatgcctataaaaaaagaataaaaaataagaaaaataaataattaaacatatatatatagttatagatatataaaagtaatgaatagtaaatataaaaggtCATAATATGAATCGGTTTTCTGTTAGAAGATAGTAACTTACTTTTTAACTTGCTCAAGATCATATTTTTTGAGTGCTTTAAAACCATCCCTGTTAAATTCTCTTTTAATGAATCCATATCAGGAGTTACAACACTTTTGACGAGCTTGACTTGAGATGAATGAAACAACAAAGCATCTTTTTTCTGTTGTGAGAAAAAGAATGGGTAAACTGCGTGAGTTCGAAAAATTCGAAAAAGTGGTTTGAAATTGCACCAAAAAGCGATTTAATAATGCACAAAAAGTGGtttgataatgaaaaaaaaaataaactagaTAAAAGGCCAAGAATGTACAATTTACACTTCACTTTTTCGctgttaatttttcaaattttttttttttttttttcttttatcataGTTACCTGAACAGACTCAAGTTTGATAAGGTCATCTTGAAAACCACGAAACTTTGCTTCCCCTACTGGTGTATCATAGACTACTTCGgtattacaaaatattagtTTTTGTGAGACCGATCTAATAGTATTTTGCTCTTTGTTATTATCGTTACAATAACTAATATGATGACAACTTACACTTCTCACGTTATTTGATAACGGGTTAAAAGTTGGTCctgatatattttgtaaatattcaTTGTATGAATTTTGAAACTCCCCACGTTTTAGcccttaaaaaataaaataaaaaaatgacgTAAAAATGTAGgcgatattatatatatatatatatatatatatatatatatatatatatatatatatatatatgtatatgtacgtatgtatatgtatacaagcAATTACTCCAAAGTGCATTATTGTAATTTACTTGTATTTGTAACTGATTGACTGTTAAGGTTTTTTCCAACTGGTAGTTTGATTTTTGAAAGGATTTTATTGCTCCAGTTACAATTTCTGTTTAAAATAGcggaaaatgaaaaatcactcacatacatatatgtatatacgtatgcatgTTCATTTGTATATAAGTTTGTACATACCCCATATCCACTGTTACAAAGAGATGGTGCAACGATATTATGAACAGAAATAGGTCAAAAAAGTGCTACAATACAGATATTCACCATTTGAATGAACATTCAGAAATATCATTATACATGTACCCTTAATGATGTACTATAGTAgagtttttgttttttttgtttttttttgcttcaaaaatgaaaaagtagTAATACagggaaaatattttttaacatttgaGGAAAAACCTCTTTCATGCGTGCAGAAAAAAGGATATTAGTGGAATAAACAAAACCAATGCAAAATGGGAGAATCtacatgtacacacatatatatatatacatatatatgtatatatatgggtgtgcgtatgtatatttctatttttttcctacCTCAGAATGGAGAGTTTATTTTGTGAAGCTTGTCTGCATTTTTTTACTAAGTCTGTGTTCATGTGGACATTATCGTACACGATAGGTAGGTTAGTTATACTTTCTATAGTAGTGGGTGTAGAAGAAAAagtctttttatttttgaaaacagACGTTGTAACGCTGTCTGTTTTCTGATGATAAGGCACATAGTTAggtaattttgtttttatatctttcacgtttaattcttttatttccccgtttattttttttaa
Proteins encoded:
- the PmUG01_09054000 gene encoding conserved Plasmodium protein, unknown function, which produces MTSIGSLKNKVKSAISRTVSLNKQICEKNKYGGYMYNENMCNRKGKYVNSKSGEKKINCKSSGILIRPSCSNQTYNLNTHNFSVEIGYSKIRKKRENFSDNISSNIKDNIYNFNSNNINNTRNINNNNNFNGNSDNNERGKSKRDDIHSSMIHFSRENPSSENAFNKKNKFLKTKCILKKINGEIKELNVKDIKTKLPNYVPYHQKTDSVTTSVFKNKKTFSSTPTTIESITNLPIVYDNVHMNTDLVKKCRQASQNKLSILRNCNWSNKILSKIKLPVGKNLNSQSVTNTRLKRGEFQNSYNEYLQNISGPTFNPLSNNVRSVSCHHISYCNDNNKEQNTIRSVSQKLIFCNTEVVYDTPVGEAKFRGFQDDLIKLESVQKKDALLFHSSQVKLVKSVVTPDMDSLKENLTGMVLKHSKNMILSKLKSIKNNNHNNFQYRHNSSTRKSILKNKAKISKWNSTNSRGNSESHLSDRVEKEEVCSYDHPYSLEDYNEKLNNSKKLSCNEGVPLFGNSAQDVTVERLLAEKPKIKSIQKKKCIEKISCYKVIHKSDDFISIYKNEGERTRNEPCIDVSSLLCKPGYVGNYLCESNSTKNYCHAMEEDDEIASRNEEEGVNMNTLYKMKKKKKNYNNNNNNSNSNNKKKNNSNKSDNNNSSNKSDNNNNSEVDNNLTSTNNYELNEKLQIDEYGHIQEEYNTQYNFENDEILYHLRKAVICSPTLNLDLQYITLFDEIL